The genomic window ATCGAGAGCGATGGTTGCCATAAGAATGCTCCTTAGAGCGGTCGGCCGGGATTCTGGCTTGCTGTTTGAGAGAGAATTTTGGGGCCGAAACCGCACCGCGCAACACAATACACCCGCACACTGAGAATAGGAAAGAGCGCAGCCTATTCTCCGAACCTTAGCAGCAGACCTGCCCGTGCTGTTCGTGGAGCAGCCAGCGTGAGCACTGGCGTTTTGCCCACCTCAATCGAACGGTCCAGTAGGTTTTCCCCTGCTGCAAACACCGCCATGTGATGCCCGAATTCGTGAGACGCATACATATCAAACCTGAAGTAGCCGTGCAGCAGATAGCGGTTCGCGTCATCATCAAACTGGCGGCCGCTGATGCGGCCCTGAAAGCTCAAAACGCCAAGATGGATGCTGGTCAATCGCAGCTGTGCTGTCGCCATATTGCGCGCAACCTGCGGGATCCATTTGCCAATCAGCTGGGGCTGCTGGTCAAAGCGGGTCACCGTTGCATCTGCATATTGGTATCCACCAGTCAGAGAAGCCCAATGGAGAGGGTGCAGCTCATAATCTACAGAAACGCCGCGGCTTTCAATCTGACCCAGATTTTCCCGACGCAGCAGTGCTGATACAGATGTTACCTGAAGCGTAAGCGCCGTAATTGGGCGGTTGACCTGGGTCCAGAAATAGCTGACACGAAGCATGGAGTTCCAGTGTTGCAGGTTCGTCTGCAATCCGGCCTCCCACCCCGTGGCCCGCTCAGAGCGCAGGTTGGGATTCGGAAGCGTGGTCTGCTGGCCGACCTGTCCTGTGCGGTAGAGCTCATTTTCAGTAGGAGCACGGTAAGCGCGGAATGCCAAAGCGTGCAGAGCAAGACCCGGCGTGATTCGCCACGAAATTCCCAGACGCGGATTCAAAACCGTCTCGTCAAACGACGGCAGAGAGGCCCCGCCGGACGATGTCCATTGCATGGCATCGAAATTCGAGAAGTGGTCAACGCGCGCGGAAGCACTCAACGTCCAGTTTGCCGGAGTGGCCAGTGCTTCTCCGTACAAACCCGTCTGGCGCTGTCTTGCCGTTGTACTTTGAAAACTCCTGGATGCAAAAGTCAGCTCATTGTCAGACGCCCGAACATCATGAGTATCGGCACCAGCCATCAATATGGCTGAAGACCCTGCCGGTTGCCTCCAACGGAGTGAAGCACCCAGCTCATCTGCAGGATCTTCTGCATAACGAGTCAGGGTCTCCGACATCCGGTCTGGATGGACGGAGGAAAATGTCTGACGATAATGTTCCGTGCTTCCATAAAAGCGCAGTGTCCACCGCTGCGTATCCGCACCGGCCGAATATCGCCACAAACGTGTCCCATTCTTTTGCAGAGGAGTTCCATTGTCACGGGCCTCATTCATTCCGCTCCCACGCAAAAAAACAGTACCATTGTCAGCTACCGTCCGTTCGATCTCTATCAGCCCGTTCTGCACATGTACATTGGAGGGCCGATCTATAGGACCGCGCAGGGCCGGAGCTACCAAAATGTAGCCATCCGTGCCGATCATTCCTGCGGCCACCAATGCGGCCCAGGGCCCTCGTTTTGCCGATGCCAACGCGCCATGGTCGGCAGTCCCTTCTGAACCATAGCTTGTGCTGAGCGAGAACATGTCTTGTCTGGGTCGCTCCGTGACTACATCCATGACACCACCGATTGCGCTGGAGCCATATAAGTCCGAGGCGCCGCCACGGACCACCTCCACCGAATGGACTGCGATCTCCGGAAGTTCCTCCCAATGGATCCATCCGCCATAAGGATCATTCAGTGGCACATCATTGGAAAGAACAAGAGTGCGGCTTGCCGCCGTTGAACCCAGCCCGCGCAGGGAGATGCCCTGCGATGTGGGATTGGCCACCAGTTCGCTCGATCTGCGAAACAATTCCAGGCCAGGTACCTGCCGCAGCTTGCCTGCAAGTCCTGGTGCAGCTCCTTCCCTCAGTTGCTGCTGGTCAAGGACGCGCTCGCTTGCCGGGCTGTCCAGTGTTTCCATCGGCGTCCGATAGGCCGTCACCACAATCTGCTCGATTTGCCGCATGAGAACAATCTTTGCCACAGACCCTGCTCTGATTGAGACTGTCTCCGTCTCGTAGCCCGGAGCTTTTACCTGCACCCGCACCTGGGATTGTGGACCCAGAGAAAAGGAAAACCCTCCCTGCTTGCCGGTCACGGCCAGCGCAGTCCCTTGCATGTCTGTGACTACTGCATCACTGACAGGCTGGTCCTCAGGATTCACAATGCTCCCTGAAAATACCTGCGCTTTCGTCAGACTGCAAAAGAACAGCAGGACCATCAGGAACACTTTCTTGGCATGACTCTTCATCACTTCAACGGCCCAGCAGCCGTACCCCTTCTTCTTCCGGCAATTCCTGCAAGAGCTCTCGTATGGTTTTCTTCAAAATCGGGTGCCGCAGTTCCGGGGCAATTTCTGCCAGTGGAACCAGGACAAACCTGCGTTTCTCCAGTGCAGGATGCGGCAACGTAAGCATGGGTGTCTTCAGGATCCAATCTCCTGCCAGCAACAGGTCTAAGTCCAGCGTGCGCGGGCCTTTTGGGATGCCGGCATTGCGGTCACGCCCGAACCGTCGTTCAAGAGACAGCAGATTTTCAAGCAGTTCTTCCGGTGAAAGCTCGCTTTCCAGCGCAGCCACAGCATTCATAAATAAAGGCTGGTCCTGATAACCCACAGGTTCCGTCTCATACAAAGAAGACCGCGCTACGACCGTGCCTAGTTGACTCAACGCAACAATCGCAGCCTCGATCGTCTCTGCTGGAAGGCCTGCCTGTGATGGCAGATTCGAACCGATCCCGATATATGCCTTCATAAAGACAGATTACGTTACGATCATCAAAGGATGAGAATTGCTTTCTTTGGCGGCACCTTCGATCCTCCCCATTGTGGACACCTGAAAATTGCACAGGCCGCTACCCAGCGACTGCATCTGGACAGAGTACTGTTCGCACCCGTTGGGCATCAGCCACTGAAACTTCATGGATCGAGCGCCAGCTTTGAGGACCGTATGGCAATGGTAAAACTGGCCATTGCTCCCTTTCCGGCTTTCGAGGCATCAGAACTCGACGCTCCGCTGCCAGGCCGCCGCCCCAATTACACCATAGATACTCTGCTCAGGCTGAAAGCTTCTCTGCACCCTCATGACGACCTCTTTTGCCTCATAGGGGCGGACTCTTTCCTGACATTGAAGGATTGGCAGCGTGCCGCTGAATTAATTTTTGTTTGCAACTTCATCGTTGCCGCCAGGCCAGGGTTCACCCTGGATCAAATGGACCGTGCACTGCCATGCAATATACAAAGACAAACCATTCTCCAGCAGTCCAAAGAGCTTATCCGGTTTTGCCTGCGAAATCCTCAGGGAAAACAAACGGAGCTGAATCTTCTGCCTGACATCCATGAGGAGATTTCCGCTACCGCGATTCGTGCGGCGATTGC from Pseudacidobacterium ailaaui includes these protein-coding regions:
- a CDS encoding TonB-dependent receptor, producing the protein MVLLFFCSLTKAQVFSGSIVNPEDQPVSDAVVTDMQGTALAVTGKQGGFSFSLGPQSQVRVQVKAPGYETETVSIRAGSVAKIVLMRQIEQIVVTAYRTPMETLDSPASERVLDQQQLREGAAPGLAGKLRQVPGLELFRRSSELVANPTSQGISLRGLGSTAASRTLVLSNDVPLNDPYGGWIHWEELPEIAVHSVEVVRGGASDLYGSSAIGGVMDVVTERPRQDMFSLSTSYGSEGTADHGALASAKRGPWAALVAAGMIGTDGYILVAPALRGPIDRPSNVHVQNGLIEIERTVADNGTVFLRGSGMNEARDNGTPLQKNGTRLWRYSAGADTQRWTLRFYGSTEHYRQTFSSVHPDRMSETLTRYAEDPADELGASLRWRQPAGSSAILMAGADTHDVRASDNELTFASRSFQSTTARQRQTGLYGEALATPANWTLSASARVDHFSNFDAMQWTSSGGASLPSFDETVLNPRLGISWRITPGLALHALAFRAYRAPTENELYRTGQVGQQTTLPNPNLRSERATGWEAGLQTNLQHWNSMLRVSYFWTQVNRPITALTLQVTSVSALLRRENLGQIESRGVSVDYELHPLHWASLTGGYQYADATVTRFDQQPQLIGKWIPQVARNMATAQLRLTSIHLGVLSFQGRISGRQFDDDANRYLLHGYFRFDMYASHEFGHHMAVFAAGENLLDRSIEVGKTPVLTLAAPRTARAGLLLRFGE
- the folK gene encoding 2-amino-4-hydroxy-6-hydroxymethyldihydropteridine diphosphokinase produces the protein MKAYIGIGSNLPSQAGLPAETIEAAIVALSQLGTVVARSSLYETEPVGYQDQPLFMNAVAALESELSPEELLENLLSLERRFGRDRNAGIPKGPRTLDLDLLLAGDWILKTPMLTLPHPALEKRRFVLVPLAEIAPELRHPILKKTIRELLQELPEEEGVRLLGR
- the nadD gene encoding nicotinate-nucleotide adenylyltransferase, with the protein product MRIAFFGGTFDPPHCGHLKIAQAATQRLHLDRVLFAPVGHQPLKLHGSSASFEDRMAMVKLAIAPFPAFEASELDAPLPGRRPNYTIDTLLRLKASLHPHDDLFCLIGADSFLTLKDWQRAAELIFVCNFIVAARPGFTLDQMDRALPCNIQRQTILQQSKELIRFCLRNPQGKQTELNLLPDIHEEISATAIRAAIAAGQPTSPLLPQSVLAYIYQRGLYQS